One genomic region from Hoeflea algicola encodes:
- a CDS encoding phytoene desaturase family protein — protein sequence MVSANNSSAPMDAIVIGAGHNGLVCANYLARNGLRVQVLEARDIIGGACVSEELVPGGTFSSCSYIQMMLRREVVDDLELKKYGLESVAPDMLEMGLWEDGDHVMMWRDVDRTLRSIEKHNKRDGENFMRFGLRLRRFGELTGALLMSDPPSAEELREVFEQAGEADLFEEFVVMSAEDLLGRYFESDRLRGFMMFMGMVSTWGGRVRVAPPMSMAIMRRVNSRATTASMVCRKAAWA from the coding sequence ATGGTTTCGGCAAACAACAGCTCTGCACCAATGGATGCCATCGTCATCGGGGCCGGCCACAACGGTCTGGTATGCGCAAACTATCTGGCCCGGAACGGGCTGCGCGTTCAGGTTCTGGAGGCACGCGATATTATCGGCGGCGCTTGCGTCAGCGAGGAGCTTGTTCCCGGCGGAACGTTCTCATCCTGCTCCTATATCCAGATGATGCTGCGCCGCGAGGTGGTCGACGACCTCGAACTGAAGAAGTACGGCCTCGAATCGGTAGCGCCTGACATGCTGGAAATGGGGCTGTGGGAAGACGGCGACCATGTGATGATGTGGCGTGACGTGGACCGAACCCTGCGCTCTATCGAAAAGCACAACAAGCGCGATGGCGAGAACTTTATGCGCTTCGGCCTGCGGTTGCGGCGTTTCGGTGAACTGACCGGCGCCCTGCTGATGAGCGACCCGCCATCGGCCGAGGAATTGCGAGAAGTCTTCGAACAGGCAGGAGAAGCCGACCTGTTCGAAGAGTTCGTGGTGATGTCGGCGGAGGACCTGCTCGGCCGCTACTTTGAAAGCGACCGGCTGCGCGGCTTTATGATGTTCATGGGCATGGTTTCCACCTGGGGGGGCCGCGTACGAGTGGCACCGCCTATGTCTATGGCTATCATGCGCAGGGTGAATTCGAGGGCAACTACGGCCAGTATGGTCTGCCGAAAGGCGGCATGGGCATGA
- a CDS encoding enoyl-CoA hydratase/isomerase family protein has product MTWETLLLEKPADGIGLVTLNRPKRANAMSQIMLKELSSLCEEIEADDDIRAVIVTGAGAAFTSGFDLKDQAAAMPTGVKDWVPLLEADFKGIMSFWNLSKPSIAAVNGPALAGGFELMLGCDLAVAAEGAVFGEPELKFGAGIVSLLLPWFVSPKIAKGVIFTGEDSITAQQALDWGLVNKVVTPENLMPEAMALAHKLAQMEPMVIRRTKMAFNRTYEIMGMQEALRAALDIDIIIEGEGAELKRSFLKVVREKGMAAALAWREERLASGAK; this is encoded by the coding sequence ATGACCTGGGAAACTCTGCTTCTCGAAAAACCCGCCGATGGCATTGGCCTCGTCACGCTGAACCGTCCGAAACGGGCCAACGCCATGAGCCAGATAATGCTCAAGGAACTGAGCAGCCTTTGCGAGGAGATCGAAGCCGACGACGATATTCGTGCCGTGATCGTCACCGGGGCAGGCGCCGCGTTCACCTCGGGCTTCGATCTCAAGGATCAAGCGGCGGCAATGCCGACGGGTGTCAAGGATTGGGTACCGCTGCTTGAAGCCGACTTCAAAGGCATCATGTCGTTTTGGAATCTATCCAAGCCCAGCATCGCAGCCGTCAACGGTCCCGCACTCGCAGGCGGCTTCGAGTTGATGCTTGGCTGTGATCTTGCAGTCGCTGCCGAAGGCGCAGTCTTCGGAGAGCCGGAACTCAAGTTCGGCGCAGGAATCGTCTCGCTTTTGTTGCCGTGGTTTGTCTCCCCCAAGATCGCCAAGGGCGTAATCTTCACGGGGGAAGATTCGATCACCGCGCAACAGGCGCTGGATTGGGGGCTCGTCAACAAGGTGGTGACGCCGGAAAATCTGATGCCAGAGGCCATGGCCCTGGCGCATAAACTCGCGCAGATGGAGCCGATGGTCATCAGGCGCACGAAAATGGCCTTCAATCGAACCTATGAGATCATGGGCATGCAGGAGGCTTTGCGCGCCGCGCTGGATATCGACATCATAATAGAAGGCGAGGGTGCCGAGCTCAAACGCAGCTTCCTCAAGGTGGTGCGGGAGAAAGGCATGGCCGCAGCCCTCGCCTGGCGCGAAGAGCGCCTCGCCTCAGGCGCGAAATGA
- a CDS encoding ABC transporter substrate-binding protein has translation MKNKISTRFTVPLISRRMLLQSGVAALGAAALPSGVFAQDGAVLTHANWRSTEMPEIFSKVFDDYRKANPGLDLKVEEIGFIEYIKKMELSGQAGALPDTFELWVPTQLARFAEEGWIAPLDEFVEADKASGNDIMAAYEPWADTGYKGSTYLLPSLGLTNVMLWNRTAFKEAGLPDRAPETIDEMLEFAKKLTKAPDMYGLGLDGNGPELWLALAWLFYANDTRIGRVGGDFQINKPKAVETVQFIVDLVNKHGVVPSFTTTDFEKLRSAFAAGRVAMMPDWNGVPAVIAGLNPTFEWAIAPLPRGKTTGAMLMGGDSTYAISANAKDKKAAWEFVKTLAGHDTQKAIADAWPFLITRKDIWEQVGEGTIRTSDSLKVALEQSRRPNAYDTYAEMPPQVLQAVDIFRTELHGVVANQQTAQEGMDRVAKQWADLYQDWDDSYGELGDRYTR, from the coding sequence ATGAAGAACAAGATCAGCACTCGGTTTACAGTTCCACTTATATCGCGGCGCATGCTTCTGCAGTCCGGCGTCGCAGCCCTCGGTGCCGCGGCCTTGCCGTCGGGTGTGTTCGCGCAGGATGGCGCCGTGCTCACGCACGCCAACTGGCGCTCTACCGAAATGCCGGAGATCTTCTCCAAGGTGTTCGACGACTACCGCAAGGCGAACCCCGGCCTAGACCTGAAGGTCGAGGAAATAGGCTTCATCGAATACATCAAGAAGATGGAACTTTCTGGTCAGGCGGGTGCGCTTCCCGATACGTTCGAACTCTGGGTGCCGACGCAGCTTGCCCGCTTTGCCGAAGAGGGCTGGATTGCCCCGCTCGACGAGTTCGTCGAGGCGGACAAAGCGTCCGGCAACGACATCATGGCAGCCTACGAACCGTGGGCCGACACCGGCTACAAGGGTTCCACCTACCTGCTGCCGTCGCTTGGCCTGACCAACGTCATGCTGTGGAACCGGACGGCTTTCAAGGAAGCCGGCCTGCCGGATCGCGCGCCAGAGACCATCGACGAGATGCTGGAGTTCGCCAAGAAGCTGACCAAGGCGCCGGACATGTATGGCCTCGGCCTAGACGGTAACGGCCCCGAGCTGTGGCTTGCCCTCGCATGGCTATTCTACGCGAACGATACGCGCATTGGCCGCGTTGGCGGCGATTTCCAGATCAACAAGCCGAAGGCCGTGGAAACGGTCCAGTTCATCGTCGACCTGGTGAACAAGCACGGCGTCGTTCCCTCCTTCACCACGACCGACTTCGAAAAGCTCCGCAGCGCTTTCGCAGCCGGCCGCGTGGCGATGATGCCGGACTGGAACGGCGTGCCGGCGGTGATCGCAGGCCTCAATCCGACTTTCGAATGGGCCATCGCTCCGCTACCCAGAGGCAAGACCACCGGCGCCATGCTCATGGGCGGCGACAGCACCTATGCCATCAGTGCCAACGCCAAGGACAAAAAGGCAGCCTGGGAATTCGTCAAGACGCTTGCCGGCCACGACACCCAGAAGGCGATAGCGGACGCCTGGCCGTTCCTGATTACCCGCAAGGATATCTGGGAACAGGTGGGCGAAGGCACAATCCGCACCTCGGATTCGCTCAAGGTCGCCCTTGAGCAGTCGCGCAGGCCCAATGCCTACGACACCTATGCCGAGATGCCGCCGCAAGTGCTCCAGGCGGTCGATATATTCCGCACCGAGCTTCACGGGGTCGTCGCCAACCAGCAGACCGCACAGGAAGGCATGGACCGCGTCGCCAAGCAGTGGGCCGATCTCTACCAGGATTGGGATGACAGCTACGGCGAACTTGGCGACCGCTACACGCGCTAG
- a CDS encoding MFS transporter: MSDKARSIFLIVFCQVSAMTLWFSSSSASASLLEAGRISGQQAGLLTGAVQLGFVSGTLVSAWFGLSDRIDPRRLFSACALAGAIANIALLLTGFDNAAAILLRFITGVVLAGVYPVGMKLAAGWAGRSMGLMIGALVGALTLGSALPHLFASVGELGWRASFAISSACATLSAITILFAKLGPAHQTSARFVPGEALQELRRPSVLLANAGYLGHMWELYAMWAWIGVFLTWGLDQAGSTQTVNPGLLTFVVIASGTVGCVGAGLLADRFGRTAITIVAMVISGLCAISIGLLPAAGVSLLVFVAIIWGVTVVADSAQFSAAIAELSSPRLVGSMLTLQTSAGFLLTFFTIQAMPILIDLLTWRYTFAVLAIGPFLGALAMWRLRREPDAAMIAGGRL; encoded by the coding sequence ATGTCTGACAAAGCCCGATCGATCTTTCTGATTGTGTTCTGCCAGGTCTCCGCCATGACCTTATGGTTTTCCTCGAGTTCTGCGTCGGCCTCCCTGTTGGAGGCCGGCCGGATTTCCGGTCAGCAGGCAGGCTTGCTGACCGGAGCCGTCCAACTGGGATTTGTCTCTGGCACTCTCGTGAGCGCCTGGTTCGGGCTTTCCGACAGGATCGATCCCCGGAGGCTGTTCTCAGCCTGCGCCCTGGCCGGCGCAATCGCCAATATCGCGCTTCTCCTGACAGGTTTCGACAACGCTGCCGCGATCCTGTTGCGGTTCATCACCGGCGTCGTTCTCGCCGGGGTCTATCCGGTTGGCATGAAACTGGCGGCCGGATGGGCCGGGCGCTCGATGGGGCTGATGATTGGCGCGCTTGTCGGCGCCCTGACCCTGGGCTCGGCGCTTCCCCACCTTTTTGCATCCGTGGGCGAGCTTGGATGGCGCGCGTCGTTTGCAATTTCATCCGCCTGCGCGACGCTCTCGGCAATCACCATACTGTTTGCAAAACTCGGCCCGGCGCACCAGACCAGCGCCCGCTTCGTTCCCGGTGAAGCGCTTCAGGAACTCCGCCGCCCGTCCGTGCTTCTCGCAAACGCCGGTTACCTCGGACATATGTGGGAGCTTTACGCAATGTGGGCCTGGATCGGCGTCTTCCTCACCTGGGGTCTCGATCAGGCAGGCAGCACGCAAACTGTCAATCCGGGACTTCTTACCTTTGTAGTCATCGCCAGCGGTACGGTCGGTTGCGTCGGCGCTGGCCTTCTTGCCGACCGGTTCGGCCGCACGGCGATCACCATCGTTGCGATGGTGATCAGCGGTCTTTGCGCAATCTCGATCGGCTTGTTGCCGGCTGCGGGCGTCTCCCTGCTGGTTTTTGTCGCAATCATCTGGGGCGTCACCGTGGTTGCGGATTCTGCTCAGTTCTCCGCTGCGATCGCCGAACTCTCTTCACCCCGGCTGGTCGGATCGATGCTCACCTTGCAAACCTCAGCCGGGTTCTTGCTGACCTTTTTCACCATTCAGGCCATGCCGATCCTCATCGATCTTCTGACCTGGCGCTACACGTTCGCCGTTCTCGCGATCGGCCCGTTCCTGGGCGCTCTCGCCATGTGGCGGCTGCGCCGCGAACCCGACGCGGCAATGATTGCCGGCGGCCGGCTTTAA
- a CDS encoding ABC transporter ATP-binding protein: MSFVEICNVKKAFGNYSAIKGIDLEVRDGEFLVLLGPSGCGKSTLMRMIAGIETVTSGAIKIDGKDVTHLTPRERNVAMVFQTYALYPHLTVRANIEFPLRKMKLGREQIRERTLWAARMFRIERHLDRKPKQLSGGERQRVALARAIVRSPSVFMMDEPLSNLDAKLRATARQEIQQFQAETKATTVYVTHDQVEAMSLGHRIAVLSDGVVRQVGTPDEIYHRPADTFVATFVGSPAMNLVPRGGILEGFRPEQLLPSELVADKANTTEIRMEIQRIEQLGSTQLVYGTLDDQDGTPVIADVPAMAGISFTPGERHSFRIRHKEMHAFDKATGRRVEVKAAAAA, encoded by the coding sequence ATGAGCTTCGTTGAGATTTGCAATGTCAAGAAAGCGTTCGGAAACTACTCGGCCATAAAGGGCATCGATCTCGAGGTCCGCGACGGCGAGTTCCTCGTCCTGCTCGGACCATCGGGCTGCGGCAAGTCCACCTTGATGCGGATGATTGCCGGCATTGAAACCGTTACCTCCGGGGCCATCAAGATCGACGGTAAAGATGTGACGCACCTGACGCCGCGCGAGCGCAACGTGGCAATGGTATTCCAGACCTATGCTCTTTACCCGCACCTGACCGTTCGCGCCAACATCGAGTTTCCGTTGCGCAAGATGAAGCTCGGCCGCGAGCAGATCCGGGAGCGTACACTGTGGGCTGCCCGGATGTTCCGGATCGAACGCCATCTGGATCGCAAGCCGAAGCAATTGTCGGGTGGCGAGCGGCAGCGCGTAGCACTTGCGAGAGCCATAGTGCGCAGCCCGTCCGTTTTCATGATGGACGAACCGCTGTCCAATCTCGACGCCAAGCTGCGCGCCACTGCGCGCCAGGAAATCCAGCAGTTTCAGGCCGAGACGAAAGCGACGACGGTCTACGTCACGCACGATCAGGTCGAGGCCATGTCGCTCGGCCACCGGATCGCCGTCCTCTCCGACGGCGTCGTGCGCCAGGTGGGGACACCTGACGAAATATACCACAGGCCCGCCGATACCTTCGTGGCAACCTTCGTCGGGTCGCCGGCGATGAACCTGGTTCCCCGCGGCGGCATCCTCGAAGGGTTCCGCCCGGAGCAATTGCTGCCGAGCGAACTGGTGGCGGACAAGGCGAACACCACCGAGATCAGGATGGAAATCCAGCGCATCGAGCAGCTCGGTTCCACCCAGCTCGTCTACGGCACGCTGGATGACCAGGATGGAACCCCGGTCATTGCCGACGTCCCGGCGATGGCAGGGATCAGCTTCACGCCAGGAGAACGGCATTCGTTCCGCATCCGGCACAAGGAGATGCACGCATTCGACAAGGCAACGGGAAGGCGCGTGGAAGTGAAAGCTGCTGCGGCGGCCTGA
- a CDS encoding carbohydrate ABC transporter permease, with product MALDDRVVPQGTGFFRRMVRANYHTYIMLGILLGVMMLPIAYMIVIAITPQDLLFKQIIPVRTTYQNLLKVFSTEELVLPFRNSVGISTFTAFFTILLAAPAAYGMSRYRVGLSGTMIVLLLFTQVIPVEILVLSYFPFLRSVGLIDTWAGLVFLDTTLTVPFCTLILKSMFDGVPEDIEQAARIDGCNSLECFFRITLPLSWGGILAAFIFAFLMAWQEFLYGLTFSASLAARPITVALNLLIGHYTISWEVLMAASFLSAFPLLVVFGLFQGVFIRGMVAGGVK from the coding sequence GTGGCCTTGGATGATCGCGTCGTCCCGCAGGGGACCGGATTTTTTCGCCGGATGGTTCGAGCCAACTACCATACCTACATCATGCTTGGCATTCTGCTCGGCGTGATGATGTTGCCGATCGCCTACATGATCGTCATCGCCATAACGCCTCAGGATCTGTTATTCAAGCAGATCATCCCCGTGCGGACCACCTATCAGAATCTCCTGAAGGTCTTCTCGACCGAAGAACTGGTGCTTCCTTTCCGCAATTCGGTCGGCATTTCCACGTTCACGGCCTTTTTCACTATCCTGCTCGCAGCGCCGGCGGCCTATGGCATGTCGCGCTACCGCGTCGGCCTGTCGGGAACGATGATCGTGCTCCTCCTGTTCACACAGGTCATTCCGGTGGAAATCCTCGTTCTAAGCTACTTTCCCTTCCTGCGTTCGGTCGGGCTGATCGACACCTGGGCAGGCCTCGTCTTCCTCGATACCACGCTGACCGTTCCCTTCTGTACCCTCATCCTGAAATCGATGTTTGACGGCGTACCAGAGGATATCGAGCAGGCCGCACGCATCGACGGCTGCAATTCGCTGGAATGCTTTTTCCGCATCACGCTGCCGCTGAGCTGGGGCGGGATACTTGCCGCCTTCATCTTCGCCTTCCTGATGGCTTGGCAGGAATTCCTCTACGGGCTGACGTTTTCCGCCTCACTGGCGGCAAGACCGATCACGGTCGCCCTCAACCTGCTGATCGGCCACTACACGATCAGTTGGGAAGTGCTGATGGCCGCCAGCTTTCTGTCGGCGTTTCCCCTGCTCGTGGTGTTCGGGCTGTTCCAAGGCGTCTTCATCCGCGGAATGGTGGCGGGAGGTGTAAAATGA
- a CDS encoding MDR family oxidoreductase translates to MTERFDALVISKTDEDKSQSVAWTSLTLDDLMEGDVTVRVRHTTMNYKDALAITGKSPVVRRYPMIPGIDFAGEVVQSSDPEFSPGDEVILNGWGVGETHMGGYSRYARVRGKWLLKTPEGLSGADCMAVGTAGYTAALCVERLRVLGVTADRGKILVTGAAGGVGSFAIALLAQLGYSVTASTGRPDESAYLTELGASEIIDRAEFSDKGRPLGKERFAGAIDSVGSHTLASVIAQIGYGGSVAACGLAQGFDLPTTVMPFILRGVTLAGVDSVMAPRETRINAWSLVSSTIDRTVLQKITQTANLDDVTDFADDMLAGKIRGRVLLTVG, encoded by the coding sequence ATGACTGAACGTTTTGACGCGCTGGTAATCAGCAAGACCGACGAAGACAAGTCTCAATCGGTCGCATGGACGTCCCTGACGCTTGATGATCTGATGGAGGGAGACGTCACTGTCCGCGTCCGTCACACCACGATGAACTACAAAGATGCCCTCGCCATCACCGGCAAAAGCCCGGTTGTGCGCCGCTATCCAATGATCCCGGGCATCGATTTCGCAGGGGAAGTCGTCCAATCAAGCGATCCGGAATTCTCGCCCGGAGACGAGGTGATCCTCAATGGATGGGGTGTCGGTGAAACCCATATGGGCGGCTATTCGCGCTATGCGCGGGTCAGGGGCAAGTGGCTACTCAAGACCCCCGAAGGCCTTTCGGGCGCCGATTGCATGGCGGTGGGCACCGCCGGCTACACCGCTGCGCTTTGCGTGGAGCGGCTGCGAGTACTCGGCGTAACGGCGGACCGCGGGAAGATCCTTGTCACTGGCGCTGCCGGCGGCGTCGGTTCGTTCGCGATCGCATTGCTTGCTCAGCTTGGTTATTCAGTCACGGCCTCGACCGGCCGCCCCGATGAGAGCGCGTATCTGACAGAACTCGGCGCGTCGGAAATCATTGATCGCGCCGAGTTTTCAGACAAGGGTCGACCTCTCGGCAAGGAGCGCTTCGCAGGCGCCATCGATTCGGTCGGCAGCCATACGCTTGCGAGCGTAATTGCCCAGATCGGCTATGGCGGGAGCGTTGCGGCCTGCGGTTTGGCACAAGGTTTCGACCTGCCTACTACTGTCATGCCGTTCATCCTTCGTGGCGTAACCCTGGCCGGCGTCGATTCGGTGATGGCGCCGCGTGAAACACGCATCAATGCGTGGAGCCTGGTTTCCAGCACCATTGATCGAACGGTTCTTCAAAAGATAACGCAAACTGCAAATCTGGATGATGTGACTGATTTCGCTGACGATATGCTCGCCGGGAAAATCCGGGGACGCGTACTCCTTACCGTTGGATAA
- a CDS encoding carbohydrate ABC transporter permease has product MTAQASAGPSDVSGETRNAKKRLDKAYRREWAFFVVPTFLFLIITGIFPLIASVYTGFFQVRRGEQVFVGLKHYDWALRDDVFWTSTLNSFIFTGGTVLGHLMIGLTFALLLNSAKTWQSFWRGMQFIPWLFPPAAVSILWILIYQDQFGLLNSFLREVGLAGWTLNWLGEPSTALAAVTAASIWNWYPFLTLVLLAALQNVPDELYEAMEVDGGSSWDKFRLVTLPHLAPVMLTACLLDFFWTFRFFDMTWIMTKGGPGRSSEVLATHLYKLAFQEYRFDRAAAVGGLILVMMAVLTVLYLIAYRYVDNSTGKRSEAAKEAV; this is encoded by the coding sequence ATGACGGCACAGGCATCAGCTGGCCCGAGCGACGTTTCCGGCGAGACCCGCAACGCGAAAAAGCGCCTGGACAAGGCGTATCGGCGCGAATGGGCGTTCTTCGTCGTCCCGACCTTCCTGTTTCTGATTATCACCGGCATTTTTCCGCTCATCGCCAGTGTCTATACCGGCTTTTTCCAGGTCCGGCGTGGCGAACAAGTCTTCGTCGGACTCAAGCACTACGATTGGGCGTTGCGTGACGACGTGTTCTGGACGTCGACCTTGAACAGCTTCATCTTCACCGGCGGAACCGTGCTTGGCCATCTGATGATCGGATTGACCTTCGCGCTGCTGTTGAATTCGGCGAAGACGTGGCAATCGTTCTGGCGCGGGATGCAGTTCATTCCCTGGCTGTTCCCGCCGGCGGCAGTCTCGATCCTGTGGATTCTGATCTATCAGGACCAGTTCGGTCTTCTCAATTCGTTCCTGAGGGAGGTCGGGCTAGCCGGCTGGACATTGAATTGGCTCGGAGAGCCCTCCACCGCATTAGCCGCCGTGACCGCCGCAAGCATCTGGAATTGGTATCCGTTCCTCACGCTGGTGCTCCTGGCAGCCTTGCAGAACGTACCTGACGAGCTTTACGAGGCGATGGAGGTCGACGGTGGCTCCTCGTGGGACAAGTTCCGCCTGGTTACCCTGCCCCATCTCGCGCCGGTGATGCTGACCGCATGCCTGCTGGATTTCTTCTGGACCTTCCGCTTCTTCGACATGACATGGATCATGACCAAGGGCGGGCCTGGGAGGTCGTCCGAAGTGCTTGCGACCCATCTCTACAAACTGGCTTTCCAGGAATATCGCTTTGACCGCGCCGCTGCCGTGGGCGGGCTTATCCTGGTCATGATGGCCGTTCTCACGGTGCTCTACCTGATCGCCTATCGTTATGTCGATAATTCAACCGGCAAGCGGTCGGAGGCAGCAAAAGAGGCGGTATAG
- a CDS encoding MFS transporter has protein sequence MTTALKLRERRPPFAGGFMALAVLLVARTSVSFQFQSVAPLNALLEARFPLSLSGLGLLLGLYMAPGVIIALFLPTFTARFGRTPSICAAFALMACGEFLLWRATGLEQAMVARLIAGTGGCVIYIATINMVADLKTVIPSAARMGLIAAAWPFGNAMALALLGWLSHIAPELSTEVPFALIIVSLAATGVLLILDREQGALNHSPPSIVRWKRILGQIWKFALAFSLYNIAFIILTGFSGRILLDKGIQSSVASSIAGIPMWMFLLSVPFGGVFAGKSHAGDRMLVALGCVGGAIAVLASSIGSYQLPLYAIAGLLGGLPTAPLLQRARTASDEGTEMTYSALFFVFFVVLIVLPPLAGRVADLTGSWTILWIVAALLFIAAALFPAATRQHPGPAI, from the coding sequence ATGACAACAGCGCTCAAGCTACGGGAACGCCGACCGCCGTTCGCCGGCGGGTTTATGGCTCTTGCAGTCCTTCTCGTGGCGCGGACGTCGGTGTCGTTCCAGTTCCAGAGCGTCGCACCGCTCAACGCGCTGCTGGAGGCGCGCTTTCCTTTGAGCTTGTCAGGGCTCGGGCTTCTGCTCGGTCTATACATGGCGCCGGGCGTTATCATCGCCCTCTTCCTACCCACTTTCACGGCCCGGTTTGGCAGGACGCCATCGATCTGTGCGGCGTTCGCCCTGATGGCGTGCGGCGAATTCCTCTTGTGGAGAGCGACTGGCCTCGAACAGGCAATGGTCGCCAGGCTGATCGCCGGGACCGGCGGATGCGTCATCTATATTGCCACGATTAACATGGTCGCAGACCTGAAAACCGTTATTCCAAGTGCTGCCCGAATGGGCCTCATCGCAGCCGCCTGGCCGTTCGGAAATGCCATGGCGCTTGCTCTTCTTGGCTGGCTCAGCCACATCGCCCCGGAGCTTTCAACCGAGGTTCCTTTCGCGCTGATCATTGTCTCGCTTGCCGCGACGGGTGTTTTGCTGATCCTCGACCGCGAGCAAGGTGCGCTCAACCATTCACCTCCCTCGATTGTCCGATGGAAAAGGATACTCGGGCAGATCTGGAAGTTCGCTCTTGCCTTCTCGCTCTACAATATAGCCTTCATTATCCTCACCGGATTTTCGGGCCGGATCCTTTTGGATAAAGGAATCCAGTCGTCGGTGGCCTCATCTATTGCTGGCATACCAATGTGGATGTTCCTCCTTTCCGTTCCCTTCGGCGGCGTCTTTGCGGGTAAAAGCCATGCCGGCGACCGGATGCTCGTCGCCTTGGGCTGTGTTGGAGGTGCGATTGCGGTTCTCGCTTCCTCCATCGGCAGCTACCAATTGCCACTTTATGCCATCGCGGGTCTTCTTGGCGGACTGCCGACTGCGCCGCTTCTGCAACGGGCGCGCACAGCGTCCGACGAGGGAACCGAGATGACCTACTCCGCTCTGTTCTTCGTATTTTTTGTCGTCCTCATTGTGCTTCCCCCGCTCGCAGGCCGCGTCGCCGACCTCACAGGCAGTTGGACCATTCTGTGGATCGTCGCAGCGCTGCTGTTCATCGCCGCCGCCCTCTTTCCGGCGGCCACCAGACAGCATCCCGGACCGGCAATTTAA
- a CDS encoding phytoene desaturase family protein, producing the protein MGMISDALANSLEAHGGSIRTGCRVRRLVVEDGKARGVELDTGEVIEAGLVVSNADPLRSLRDFLAPGVLASPIQEKAASIDVRGSMARIHLLADALPDYVGFEPGKTGPQHQGLIIMGASPTLYEAAWEAQQKGEFPSDFVVETLIPSVTHPSLCEPGHHTVSLGVQQLPFNLAHGDWDSRKEEWADKVLEVYFRYAPNMREHILGRHIITPLDLERTYNITGGNIFHSSMIGLENNFDKRPIPEAAHYRTPIAGYYLCGSGSHPGGGVSGAPGHNAAKRILADREGRQDERLVRTDAVMRSAPLMDLVMGSRAGQKLGYSVARNPIFRKLTERLNRTK; encoded by the coding sequence ATGGGCATGATTTCAGACGCCCTAGCCAACAGTCTCGAGGCTCATGGCGGTTCCATTCGAACCGGCTGTCGGGTCCGCCGGCTTGTCGTTGAGGACGGAAAGGCTCGCGGGGTGGAACTTGACACGGGCGAGGTCATTGAAGCCGGGCTCGTAGTGTCCAATGCCGATCCTCTGCGCTCCTTGCGTGATTTCCTCGCCCCCGGCGTCCTCGCCTCCCCGATCCAGGAGAAGGCAGCAAGTATTGACGTTCGCGGCTCGATGGCCCGTATCCATCTGCTCGCCGACGCCTTGCCGGATTATGTAGGCTTCGAGCCGGGGAAGACCGGCCCACAGCATCAGGGCCTCATCATCATGGGCGCATCGCCAACGCTCTACGAAGCTGCCTGGGAAGCCCAGCAAAAAGGTGAGTTCCCATCGGATTTCGTGGTCGAGACGCTGATCCCGTCCGTCACTCATCCCAGCTTGTGCGAACCGGGCCATCACACGGTCTCACTCGGTGTCCAGCAACTGCCATTCAACCTGGCGCATGGTGACTGGGACAGTCGCAAGGAGGAATGGGCGGATAAGGTGCTGGAGGTGTATTTCCGCTACGCACCCAACATGCGCGAGCATATTCTCGGGCGGCACATCATCACGCCGCTCGATCTGGAGCGCACTTACAACATTACCGGCGGTAACATCTTCCACAGCTCGATGATCGGTCTGGAGAACAATTTCGACAAAAGACCGATCCCGGAAGCCGCTCACTATCGCACCCCGATTGCAGGCTACTACCTGTGCGGATCGGGAAGCCATCCTGGCGGCGGCGTTTCCGGCGCTCCGGGGCACAACGCGGCCAAGCGCATCCTGGCCGACCGCGAAGGAAGGCAGGACGAACGGCTCGTGCGCACCGACGCAGTGATGCGCAGTGCACCGCTGATGGATCTAGTCATGGGGTCGCGCGCCGGGCAGAAGCTTGGCTACAGCGTTGCCCGCAACCCGATCTTCCGCAAACTCACGGAACGGCTTAACCGAACCAAATAA